Part of the Deinococcus reticulitermitis genome is shown below.
AGAGGGTCTCGGCGCTCTGGGCGTTCTGGCGCGCCTGGGCGAGCGCCGCTTCTGAAGAGGTCACCGCCGCTTGCAGGGAGGTCGTCGCCTGCGCCGCGCTGTTCTGGGTCTGGTCGAGACTGATCTGGGCCTGGCGCAGTTGCAGCCGGGCATTCTCGAGCGCTTGCCGCTGCGCGGTGTCGTCGAGCCGCACGACCACGTCGCCGCGTGCCACCCGCTCGCCCTCGGGCACCAGGATCTCCTCGACCGTGCCGCCGCTCTGGGCCGCCACCTGGCTGTCGCGCCCGGCCTCGATGGTGGCGCTCGCGCTGCGCTGGGCGGTCAGGGTGCCGGTCTGGGCCGTCACCGCGCGCACCTGGAGGGTGGTCGTCTTGGGCGGCGCCCGGTCGAGGTCGTTGGTGGCCTCCTTGCCGCCGCCCGCGCAGCCGGCGAGCAGTCCCGCGAGGAGGAGTCCTCCGGCGGTGTGGGCCGCGCGCCTGCCCATCCTTCCTGGGGTCATCTCATTTCACCAGGCCGGTGACATCGGTGCCCGACGCCACGCTGAGCCCCGCGAGCGCGCGCCACACGCCGCCTTGGGCCTGGGTCACCGCGTTCTGCGCCTGCTGCTCCTGCACCTGCGCCTGCTGCACCTCGACGGCGGCGGCGGTGCCGGCCCTGAGGCGAGCCTGGGCGTTCCTGAGCGCGGCCTGGGCGTTCTGGGCCTGCTGGCGGGCGATGTTCACCCCCTCCTGCGCGTTTTGCACCGCGCGGTAGGCGTCGCTCACGCCGTTGCCGACGCCGCGCTGGGCGTCTTGCAGCGTGCGCTGGGCGTTAGCGAGGGCCGTCTGGGCGTCACTCAGCGTCCGGGCCGGCGTGTAGTCGTTGTTCGCGAGCCGCACCTGGAGGCCTGCGAGCGTCACCCCGTTTTGTGCCTGCACGAGCGAGGGCAGCCGGGCAGCGACGCCCGACTGCAAGGCCGCGAGGCTCGCCGACACGCGCGGCGGGGTCGGCGGCTCGGCGAGGCGCAGGTCGCTCGTGCCCAGGCCCAGGCTGCGCGCGAGCTGCGATTTCAGGACCGGCAATCCCGCCTGCGCGTCGGCCAGCGACTGCCGGCTGGCGTTCAGGGCGGTCTGGGCGCGGTTCACGTCGAGCTGCGTGGCGACCTTGGCCTGCAAGCGGGCGCGGGCGATCTGGAGGTTGCGCTCATCTAAGGCCACCTCCGCCCGCCCGAGCACGACGCTCTGCTCGGCCTGGTACGCCGAGACGTACTGCCCGATCACCGTCTGCGCCACGTTGAGCTTGGTGCCGCTGAGGGTCGCGGCCTGCGCCGTCACGTCGAGTTCGGCCTGCGTCAGCGTCGTGATGATCGAGGTGGGGTCGGCGCGCACGGCCCGCAGGTTGGCCTGCGCCTTTTGCAGGTTGGCGCGCGCGGTGGTCACGTCGGGGCCGCTCAGCGTCGCGCGGCTCACCGCGTCGGGCAGAGTGAGGCGCGTCTGGGCAGCGGCAGTCGAGGAGAGGGCGAGGGCGAGCAGGAGGACGGTTTTGTTGGAGTTCATGGCATTCACCTGTGAGAAGGAAGGTCAGGGCGTGGGGAGGAGGGCCGGCAGATCGGTGAGCAGCAGGGGATCGAGGTCGCCGGTCGCCTGCGCGAGATTCAGCGCCGCGAGGTCGAGCTGCGCCTGGATGTTGTCGGCGGCACTACGCGCCTGAAGCAGCGCGAACTCGGCCTGCGCCACGTCGAGCGCGGTGCCGAGGCCTTCTTGCAAGCGGATGCGGGCACCGGCGAGCTGTTCGGTCGCGCGGGTCAGGCCCGTCTGGGCCGCCGCGAGCGCGCCCGCCGCGTTCTCGTACTCGGCGAAGCGCGAGCGCACCTCGAGTTCGGCGCCCTGGCGCGCGCTCTCCACCGCGAGCGCCGCCTGCTCAGTGGCTGCCTGCGCCTGCGCGCTGGCCTGCGTCCTGCCGCTGCCGAGCACCGCGAAGTTGGCGCTCAGGCTCAGCGCCACGCCGCTCGGGGTGGGCGCGGTGACCGGCTGACCGTCCGGGCCGGGCGCGGCCCCGCGCGTCACCGGTTCCTTCAGGGGGAAATTGACCTGGGCGCCCACCGTCCCCGACTTCAGGTCGAAGTTGCCGCCCACCGTGCGCCCGGCGGCGCCGCCCCCCGCCGCGAGCTGTCCCGCCTGCACCGACAGAGCCGCGTCGGGCAGCCGCGCGTCGAGTTCGGCGGCGCTCAGCGCGGCCTGCGCGTCGGCGAGCGCCGCCTGCGCGCGGGCGATCTCGGGCCGGCGTTCCAGCGCGCGCGCGATCAGGGTTTCCAGGGCGGGCGGCTCGCCGGTGCGCCACGAGGCCGGCAGCAGCGCCGTGAGCGGGGCGTACTCCGCCGGCAGGTCGGCTAATGTCACGCCGCGCCCGAGCAGCCGTGCGAGCTGCGTCGCCGCGAGGGTAAGGGCACGCCGGGCCTGTTCGGCGCTCGCGCGGGCCTGTTCGGCGCTCGTCTGGCGGTCGAGCAGCGCGGTCACCGGGATCAGGTTCTCGGCGCGCTGGCTCTGGCCCACCGCGAGCAGCCGCTCACTCAGGGCGAGCTGCGCCCGCGCGAGTTCG
Proteins encoded:
- a CDS encoding TolC family protein, which gives rise to MPKLPLVCPLLLAALLSAAAAQAPVPPPAPAPPPSTAAPLPTTLLPTVAPTTATPLPELLRALRQSPGWRGADLTYRAAELGLQSARARAGLSLSVGGSAALTRYPWDGGEWNANPALSATLALPVLPWAPQREALRRAERAVASAAVELRSSRASLTVQVAQAYASARGAAAALELARAQLALSERLLAVGQSQRAENLIPVTALLDRQTSAEQARASAEQARRALTLAATQLARLLGRGVTLADLPAEYAPLTALLPASWRTGEPPALETLIARALERRPEIARAQAALADAQAALSAAELDARLPDAALSVQAGQLAAGGGAAGRTVGGNFDLKSGTVGAQVNFPLKEPVTRGAAPGPDGQPVTAPTPSGVALSLSANFAVLGSGRTQASAQAQAATEQAALAVESARQGAELEVRSRFAEYENAAGALAAAQTGLTRATEQLAGARIRLQEGLGTALDVAQAEFALLQARSAADNIQAQLDLAALNLAQATGDLDPLLLTDLPALLPTP
- a CDS encoding TolC family protein, with protein sequence MNSNKTVLLLALALSSTAAAQTRLTLPDAVSRATLSGPDVTTARANLQKAQANLRAVRADPTSIITTLTQAELDVTAQAATLSGTKLNVAQTVIGQYVSAYQAEQSVVLGRAEVALDERNLQIARARLQAKVATQLDVNRAQTALNASRQSLADAQAGLPVLKSQLARSLGLGTSDLRLAEPPTPPRVSASLAALQSGVAARLPSLVQAQNGVTLAGLQVRLANNDYTPARTLSDAQTALANAQRTLQDAQRGVGNGVSDAYRAVQNAQEGVNIARQQAQNAQAALRNAQARLRAGTAAAVEVQQAQVQEQQAQNAVTQAQGGVWRALAGLSVASGTDVTGLVK